The Hymenobacter sp. 5317J-9 genome has a window encoding:
- a CDS encoding pitrilysin family protein codes for MNLKLLSTLGLALATTASFAQQKPVSKGTKAPAAKTTSMATLPSGTRLVEKVTKQPGQVMIPYEKYVLPNGLTLIVAEDHSDPLVHVDVTYHVGSAREQIGKSGFAHFFEHMMFQGSDHVGDQQHFKLVTAAGGSLNGSTTEDRTNYFETLPSNQLETGLWLEADRMGFLLDAVSQKKFEIQRSTVKNERGQRVDNAPYGQAQEYLIRTMYPYGHPYSWSVIGSLEDLDRSNVDDLKNFFLRWYGPNNATLTVGGDVKPAEVVKLAEKYFGSIKRGPAVPVQKLPAPVLTADRYVSYTDNIRFPMLQMWFPTVPQGHPDAVALDALADIVGGGKTSLLYKNLVKNQKTVQANAYQRNNELAGNLVITALPLPGKGLDSTEAIVHNTLKEFEKRGVTDGDVQRFKAQTEAQVINGLASVQGKVSQLAANQTFFGNPNYLTVEMKELKALTKADVQRVYDKYVRGKHAVILSVLPKTGGVAAAKPDNFTVDKSGYKAPDYGYAGLKYVKPVDTFDRSKQPAAGANPVVKVPALYQETLPNGLKVVGTKNTEIPAVTMRLTIRGGHRLEQAMPAKAGVAQLTASMLNEGSEKYTSEQFTTELDKLGSSVQVSAGDNETTVYVQSLTKNLPATMALLEQRLLHPRFDAQDFARVKKQQMERLANVVNQPTAIADMTYNRLLYGTSNIAGTPVAGTTASVGSLTLDDVKSFYNTYYAPNVSYLVAVGDVDQPTLDANIGFLKNWGKKDVTVPTDMAGVQPDKTTIYFVNKPGAAQSEIRVGYLTDLKYDATGPYYKAYLSNYVLGQAFNSRINLNLRENKGYTYGARSGFNGTRYAGPFTASAGVRADATAASVKEFMSEIQNYPNGISDEELAFTQSSIGQSDALRYETGQQKAGFLSRLVEYDLDPTYVNQQTEILKNLKKEDVQAIAKQYLPADKMYIVVVGDEKQLPSLQALGYPVVQLDLEGKPVAAAAVPAAPAAPVVDDKMKTKTDDGKLKVKTKKAKS; via the coding sequence ATGAACCTAAAACTATTGTCTACCCTGGGCTTGGCATTGGCCACCACTGCCAGCTTTGCGCAGCAAAAACCAGTCAGCAAAGGCACCAAAGCGCCGGCCGCCAAAACCACGTCGATGGCCACGCTGCCCAGCGGCACCAGGCTGGTTGAGAAAGTGACCAAGCAGCCCGGCCAGGTGATGATTCCCTACGAGAAGTACGTGCTGCCCAACGGCCTCACGCTCATCGTGGCCGAAGACCACTCCGACCCGCTGGTGCACGTGGACGTGACCTACCACGTGGGCTCGGCCCGCGAGCAGATTGGCAAGTCGGGCTTCGCGCACTTCTTCGAGCACATGATGTTCCAGGGCTCCGACCACGTGGGCGACCAGCAGCACTTCAAGCTGGTGACGGCCGCCGGCGGCTCCCTGAACGGCAGCACCACCGAGGACCGGACCAACTACTTTGAGACGCTGCCCAGCAACCAGCTCGAAACCGGCCTGTGGCTGGAAGCCGACCGCATGGGCTTCCTGCTCGACGCCGTGAGCCAGAAGAAATTCGAGATTCAGCGCAGCACGGTGAAGAACGAGCGCGGCCAGCGCGTCGACAACGCGCCCTACGGCCAGGCGCAGGAGTACCTCATCCGCACGATGTACCCCTACGGCCACCCCTACTCTTGGTCGGTTATCGGCTCGCTCGAAGACCTGGACCGCTCGAACGTGGACGACCTGAAGAACTTCTTCCTGCGCTGGTACGGCCCCAACAACGCCACCCTGACCGTGGGCGGCGACGTGAAGCCCGCCGAAGTGGTGAAGCTGGCCGAGAAATACTTCGGCTCCATCAAGCGCGGGCCGGCCGTGCCGGTGCAGAAGCTGCCGGCCCCGGTGCTCACCGCCGACCGCTACGTGAGCTATACCGACAACATCCGCTTCCCGATGCTGCAGATGTGGTTTCCGACCGTGCCCCAGGGCCACCCCGACGCCGTGGCCCTCGACGCCTTGGCCGACATTGTGGGCGGCGGCAAAACCTCGCTGCTCTACAAAAACCTGGTAAAAAACCAGAAAACCGTGCAAGCCAATGCCTACCAGCGGAACAACGAGCTGGCCGGCAACCTGGTGATTACCGCCCTACCGCTCCCCGGCAAGGGCCTCGACAGCACGGAAGCCATTGTGCACAACACCTTGAAAGAGTTTGAGAAGCGCGGCGTGACCGACGGCGATGTGCAGCGCTTCAAGGCCCAGACCGAGGCCCAGGTCATCAACGGCCTGGCCAGCGTGCAGGGCAAGGTGAGCCAGCTGGCCGCCAACCAGACGTTCTTCGGCAACCCCAACTACCTCACGGTGGAGATGAAGGAGCTGAAGGCCCTCACCAAAGCCGACGTGCAGCGCGTGTACGACAAGTACGTGCGCGGCAAGCACGCCGTGATTCTGAGCGTGCTGCCCAAAACCGGCGGCGTGGCCGCCGCCAAGCCCGACAATTTCACCGTGGATAAATCGGGCTACAAAGCGCCCGACTATGGTTACGCGGGCCTGAAATACGTGAAGCCCGTCGACACCTTCGACCGCAGCAAGCAGCCCGCCGCCGGGGCCAACCCCGTGGTGAAGGTGCCCGCGCTGTACCAGGAAACCCTGCCCAACGGCCTGAAGGTGGTGGGCACCAAGAACACCGAAATTCCGGCCGTGACCATGCGCCTCACCATCCGCGGTGGCCACCGCTTGGAGCAGGCCATGCCCGCCAAGGCCGGCGTGGCCCAGCTCACGGCCAGCATGCTGAATGAAGGCTCGGAGAAATACACCAGCGAACAATTCACCACGGAGCTCGACAAGCTGGGCTCCAGCGTACAGGTGAGCGCCGGCGATAACGAAACCACCGTGTACGTGCAGAGCCTGACCAAAAACCTGCCTGCTACCATGGCCCTGCTGGAGCAACGGCTGCTGCACCCGCGCTTCGACGCCCAGGACTTTGCCCGCGTGAAAAAGCAGCAGATGGAGCGCCTGGCCAACGTCGTCAATCAGCCCACGGCCATTGCCGACATGACCTACAACCGCCTGCTCTACGGCACCAGCAACATTGCCGGCACGCCGGTGGCCGGCACCACGGCCTCGGTGGGCAGCCTCACGCTCGACGACGTGAAGAGCTTCTACAACACCTACTACGCCCCCAACGTGAGCTACCTCGTGGCCGTGGGCGACGTGGACCAGCCCACGCTGGATGCTAACATCGGCTTCCTGAAAAACTGGGGCAAGAAGGACGTGACCGTGCCGACCGACATGGCCGGCGTGCAGCCCGACAAGACCACCATTTACTTCGTGAACAAGCCGGGCGCCGCGCAATCGGAAATCCGCGTGGGCTACCTCACCGACCTGAAGTACGACGCCACTGGCCCGTACTACAAAGCCTACCTGTCGAACTACGTGCTGGGCCAGGCCTTCAACTCGCGCATCAACCTGAACCTGCGTGAGAACAAGGGCTACACCTACGGCGCCCGCTCGGGCTTCAACGGCACGCGCTACGCGGGGCCGTTCACGGCCTCGGCCGGCGTGCGCGCCGATGCCACGGCCGCGTCGGTGAAGGAATTCATGAGCGAAATCCAGAATTATCCGAACGGCATTTCCGACGAGGAGTTAGCCTTCACGCAGTCGTCCATCGGCCAGAGCGACGCTCTGCGCTACGAAACCGGCCAGCAGAAAGCCGGCTTCCTCTCGCGCCTGGTGGAGTACGACCTCGACCCGACCTACGTGAACCAGCAGACGGAAATCCTGAAAAACCTGAAGAAGGAGGACGTGCAGGCCATTGCCAAGCAATACCTGCCGGCCGACAAGATGTACATCGTGGTGGTGGGCGACGAGAAGCAGCTGCCCTCGCTGCAGGCCCTGGGCTACCCCGTGGTGCAGCTCGACCTGGAAGGCAAGCCGGTGGCCGCTGCAGCCGTGCCGGCTGCTCCCGCCGCCCCCGTAGTAGACGACAAAATGAAGACGAAGACCGACGACGGCAAGCTGAAAGTGAAGACCAAAAAAGCCAAAAGCTAG
- a CDS encoding cell division protein ZapA, with amino-acid sequence MSELAIKIRIADRDYPMRVDVQDEERLRLAGRLLGDKLREFREGYGIQDKQDLLAMVALATMADQLKVSKEKDGTDAALTERLARFDELLSGVVLAG; translated from the coding sequence ATGAGCGAGCTAGCCATCAAAATTCGTATTGCTGACCGGGACTATCCCATGCGCGTAGACGTGCAGGATGAGGAACGGCTGCGCCTGGCCGGAAGGCTGCTGGGCGACAAGCTGCGCGAATTCCGAGAAGGCTACGGCATTCAGGACAAGCAGGACTTGCTGGCCATGGTAGCCCTGGCCACCATGGCCGACCAATTGAAAGTGAGCAAGGAAAAGGATGGCACCGACGCGGCGCTGACCGAACGGCTCGCTCGTTTCGACGAGCTGCTATCAGGCGTGGTGCTGGCGGGCTAA
- the rny gene encoding ribonuclease Y — MSPIILYCILTAVVALVAGIVVGRQLAGKARLDHEGEAQARAQQILREAEEKGNRLRDEKIKQADERLEQSKNKFKTLRNEFDTESRRLKQALDQELTERRQGVVEQEQSIKLLTETTQRQLEQLQKKEADLERQREKNQTDTQQLRDKLEAQAEKRRLDHEEAMAELEAKQREADEQLHTVQRQLETIANLTAAEAREQLVESLKNEAQIQASSYIKDTVAQAKLTATKDAKKIVLETIQRTASEHAIENCVSIFNIESDDVKGKIIGREGRNIRALEAATGVEIIVDDTPEAIIISGFDPVRREIARLSLHLLVKDGRIHPARVEEIVAKTRKNIEEEIVEIGEKTIIDLGIHGLHPELIKMVGRMRFRSSYGQNLLQHSREVANLCATMAAEMGLDVKKAKRAGLLHDIGKVSTEEPELPHAILGMEMAKKWKEHPDVVNAIGAHHDEIEMTAMISPLVQACDAISGSRPGARREMMESYIKRLKQLEETANGFKGVNQCFAIQAGRELRVMVDAENVTDERAAELSFEISQKIEKEMQYPGQIKITVIREMRAVAYAK, encoded by the coding sequence ATGTCACCCATCATATTGTACTGTATACTGACCGCGGTGGTCGCCCTTGTGGCGGGCATCGTGGTGGGTAGACAGCTGGCCGGCAAAGCCCGGCTGGACCACGAGGGCGAGGCTCAGGCCCGCGCTCAGCAAATCCTCCGCGAGGCCGAGGAAAAAGGCAACCGCCTTCGCGACGAGAAAATCAAGCAGGCTGACGAGCGCCTGGAGCAGTCGAAGAACAAGTTCAAGACGCTGCGCAATGAGTTTGACACCGAAAGCCGCCGCCTCAAGCAGGCCCTCGACCAGGAGCTGACCGAACGCCGCCAAGGCGTGGTGGAGCAGGAACAAAGCATCAAGCTGCTCACCGAAACTACCCAGCGCCAGCTGGAGCAATTGCAGAAGAAAGAAGCTGATTTAGAGCGCCAGCGCGAGAAAAACCAAACCGATACCCAGCAGCTGCGCGACAAGCTTGAGGCCCAGGCCGAAAAGCGCCGCCTCGACCACGAGGAGGCCATGGCCGAGCTAGAAGCCAAGCAACGCGAAGCCGATGAGCAGCTGCACACCGTGCAGCGCCAGCTGGAAACCATTGCCAACCTGACCGCGGCCGAAGCCCGCGAGCAGCTGGTGGAGTCGCTCAAAAACGAAGCCCAGATTCAAGCCAGTTCCTACATCAAGGACACCGTGGCCCAGGCCAAACTCACGGCTACCAAAGATGCGAAGAAGATTGTGCTGGAAACCATTCAGCGCACCGCTTCGGAGCACGCCATCGAGAACTGCGTGTCGATTTTCAACATCGAAAGCGACGACGTGAAGGGCAAAATCATCGGCCGCGAGGGCCGCAACATCCGCGCGCTGGAAGCGGCCACGGGCGTCGAAATCATTGTAGACGATACCCCGGAAGCCATCATCATCTCGGGTTTCGACCCGGTGCGGCGCGAAATTGCCCGCCTCTCGCTGCACTTGCTGGTGAAGGATGGCCGCATTCACCCGGCCCGTGTGGAGGAGATTGTGGCCAAAACACGCAAGAACATTGAGGAGGAAATCGTCGAAATCGGCGAGAAAACCATCATCGACCTGGGCATTCACGGCCTGCATCCGGAACTGATTAAGATGGTGGGCCGGATGCGCTTCCGCTCGTCCTACGGCCAGAACCTGCTGCAGCATTCGCGCGAAGTGGCCAACCTTTGCGCCACGATGGCCGCCGAGATGGGCCTCGACGTGAAGAAAGCCAAGCGCGCCGGCCTGCTCCACGACATCGGCAAGGTGAGTACCGAGGAGCCCGAGCTGCCCCACGCCATCTTGGGTATGGAGATGGCCAAGAAGTGGAAAGAGCACCCCGACGTGGTGAATGCCATTGGCGCTCACCACGACGAGATTGAGATGACGGCCATGATTTCGCCGCTCGTGCAGGCTTGCGACGCCATTTCGGGCTCGCGCCCCGGCGCCCGCCGCGAGATGATGGAGAGCTACATCAAGCGCCTCAAGCAGCTCGAAGAAACCGCCAACGGCTTCAAGGGCGTGAACCAGTGCTTCGCCATCCAGGCCGGCCGCGAGCTGCGCGTGATGGTGGACGCCGAGAACGTGACCGACGAGCGCGCGGCCGAGCTGAGCTTCGAGATTTCGCAAAAAATCGAGAAGGAAATGCAGTACCCCGGCCAGATTAAAATCACCGTAATCCGGGAGATGCGCGCCGTGGCCTACGCCAAATAA